A region from the Neurospora crassa OR74A linkage group V, whole genome shotgun sequence genome encodes:
- a CDS encoding anion exchange family protein codes for MASITHPDPGTGAGAGAGAGGLHINHTTTGADREAENRHHRTPRTAKWYKIHLFRGMVNDLRRRAPYYLSDWTDAWNYRVVPATVYMYFANILPALAFSLDMFTKTDRMYGVNEVLLASVLGAVVFSVLACQPLVIVGVTGPITVFNYTVYDIMEPTGTNYMAFMCWIGLWSLVFHWILAVTNSCNWLRYVTRFPCDIFGFYVAFIYLQKGVQVLQRLGDAAPFYLSVVVALCVFAIAYICGELGGSSLFNHTVRVFLKDYGTPLTVVFFTGFVHFGKLEHIHLEHLEVSKAFFPTPHEDGWIRGWFIHFWDIPVGHVFLAIPFALLLTILFWFDHNVSSLIAQGTEFPLRKPAGFHWDLFLLGLTTGVSGLLGIPFPNGLIPQAPFHTASLCVTKVVTNDDTDVDSSESKGHPSDSYQFKPISVVEQRVSNLAQGLLTLGTMTGPLLVVLHLIPQGVLAGLFFIMGYQALAGNGITQKLVFLCKDSRLTNPNHPLNNKALRRSRVWLFVIIELIAFGATFAITQTVAAVGFPVFIFALIPVRAVLLPRWLSKEELAVLDGPTASPFTMESVGGSYGGVEEEEEERAEEGGMGEESSGGVLSSGAEGKGKSLRRWPVR; via the exons ATGGCATCCATAACACACCCGGACCCCGGgaccggagccggagccggagccggagccggaggaCTCCATATCAACCACACCACTACCGGAGCCGACCGCGAAGCCGAAAACCGCCACCACCGAACCCCCCGTACCGCAAAATGGTACAAAATCCATCTCTTCCGGGGCATGGTCAACGATCTCCGTCGTCGCGCCCCTTACTACCTCTCCGACTGGACCGACGCCTGGAACTACCGCGTAGTTCCCGCCACGGTATACATGTACTTTGCCAACATTCTCCCCGCCCTCGCCTTCTCGCTCGACATGTTCACCAAGACGGACCGGATGTACGGAGTCAATGAGGTGTTGCTTGCCAGTGTTTTGGGCGCCGTGGTATTCAGTGTCTTGGCTTGTCAACCGCTCGTCATAGTCGGTGTCACGGGGCCGATTACGGTTTTCAACTACACCGTTTACGACATCATGGAGCCGACGGGGACCAACTACATGGCCTTTATGTGCTGGATCGGTCTCTGGTCCTTGGTGTTTCACTGGATTTTGGCTGTCACCAACTCGTGCAACTGGCTGCGCTACGTCACGAGGTTTCCGTGCGATATTTTTGGATTTTATGTGGCGTTTATTTACCTGCAAAAGGGCGTTCAGGTGCTGCAGCGGCTAGGAGATGCAGCGCCGTTTTATCTATCGGTTGTGGTGGCGCTTTGCGTCTTTGCTATTGCGTATATCTGTGGCGAATTGGGCGGTAGCAGTCTGTTTAATCATACCGTTCGCGTCTTTCTAAAGGATTATGGGACGCCGTTGACAGTGGTGTTCTTCACGGGGTTTGTCCACTTTGGAAAGCTGGAGCATATCCATTTGGAGCACTTGGAGGTCAGCAAGGCGTTTTTCCCGACGCCTCATGAGGATGGCTGGATCAGAGGGTGGTTTATTCACTTTTGGGATATCCCCGTGGGACATGTCTTCTTGGCTATCCCGTTTGCTTTGCTGTTGACAATTCTTTTTTGGTTTGATCATAATG TCTCCTCCCTCATTGCCCAAGGCACTGAATTCCCCCTCCGCAAGCCCGCCGGCTTCCACTGGGATCTCTTTCTCCTCGGCCTGACCACCGGCGTCTCCGGCCTACTTGGCATCCCCTTTCCCAACGGCCTTATTCCGCAAGCACCCTTCCACACTGCCTCTTTGTGCGTCACCAAAGTCGTCACAAACGATGACACCGACGTCGACTCCTCTGAATCCAAGGGCCATCCTTCGGATTCATATCAATTCAAACCCATCTCCGTAGTCGAACAACGCGTCTCCAACCTCGCCCAAGGCCTGCTCACCTTGGGAACCATGACGGGTCCCCTCCTCGTCGTTTTACATCTAATCCCGCAAGGCGTGCTAGCaggcctcttcttcatcatgggCTACCAAGCCTTGGCGGGGAACGGAATCACCCAAAAGCTTGTTTTCCTCTGCAAAGACAGTCGGCTGACCAACCCCAACCATCCGCTTAACAATAAGGCCCTGCGAAGAAGCCGGGTTTGGCTGTTTGTGATTATCGAGCTCATAGCGTTTGGAGCGACGTTTGCTATTACTCAGACTGTTGCCGCGGTGGGGTTCCCAGTGTTCATCTTTGCGCTGATTCCGGTTAGGGCGGTGTTGTTGCCGAGGTGGTTGAgtaaggaggagttggcggTGTTGGATGGGCCGACGGCTAGTCCGTTTACTATGGAGAGTGTTGGGGGGAGttatggtggtgttgaggaggaggaggaggagagggcggaggaagggggcATGGGTGAGGAgagtagtggtggtgttctCTCTTCGGGAGCggaggggaaaggaaaaagtctAAGAAGGTGGCCGGTGAGATGA